From the genome of Sphingobacterium sp. UGAL515B_05:
ATTTATAAAATAAAGTAAACAACTACCTATCAATCGTTTAGGGAAATAATAATCAAAAAAAATGATCACAAAAAAAAGCTTAGCATTCGGTCGGGCGACCTGCTAAGCTTTTATAAATACCTCTTTGTAAGAGGCAATCAACCTAAACCTAGGACAAAGATAGTGGTTCAAATGATATAAACAAAAATTTTGTTATATTTTTTTTCAACTCCCATAAATTTGTTTTAGCACAGCAATCACAAAAGGAATAGTAAGTGTACAATGTACACTACAATCTTTTTGCATTTTTCAACAGGTTATTTTTTTGGTTGCTTCGCTCAGCTAGTCCCAACCACAGTATTTAACCCTTGCATTATTTATCTTTACAACAGAATGACCGATCATCTCCTGCCTTCGTTTTATCTGTCACTTTTATCTTTACGTACTCAATTGCATCCGTAAATATAGCCTACAGGTCAATACAGACCACAATTGTTGATTGTCCCTTAACTTTCAAGTCTGCCATTCAACTTAATTTGGTGGTGAAGTCTGATTTCAGATGTAATCACCATGAGCTCTTATCTACCACATTTGTGCGATCTAAACATCGATATTTCATTTAATTATTTAGTAACTTTGGAATCAATCAAAAAAAATATCATGTTTACTGGAATCATAGAAACCCTAGGAAAAATAGAAAATATCGAACAGGAAAAAAGCAATATCCATTTTTACGTCAGTTCTGCTATTTCCAATGAACTTAAAATAGACCAGAGTGTAAGTCATAATGGCGTTTGCCTTACTGTTGTTGGATTGAACAATGATCAGCATAAAGTGACGGCAATTGATGAAACCTTGCAGAAGACAAATCTCGCTCAATTAAAGGTGGGCGACCTGATCAATCTGGAACGTTGTACTTTGGCCGGCGGAAGATTTGATGGACATATCGTCCAAGGACATGTAGACCAGACTGCGCGTTGTATCCAAAAGAAAGATGAAAATGGTAGTTTTATTTTTACCTTTCAATATGATGTTTCCAAACAAAATATCACCGTAGAAAAAGGATCCATTACCGTAAATGGTATCAGCTTGACCGTAGTAGACTCTAAAGACGATCAGTTTTCAGTTGCTATCATTCCGTATACACTAGAGCATACCAACTTGCAACAAGTTGAAGTAGGTAGCACAGTCAACTTGGAGTTTGATATTATCGGAAAATATGTCACAAAGATAATGGCTTTACGCGCTTAAAAAATTTGCTATGCTTCCTCGGGTTTAAAGCCGACCCAAGGGAGCATATCCGAACACGCTTCGTTTCGGGTTCTAACAATGTATACTCAGTTTACTCCAAATAGTGTCCCTGACGTATCAATAACGCGCGATATTTGTTGAATACACTCGATTTGGAAACAAAGCCCATATACTTATTTTCATCCCCCAAAACTGGAAGTATCCACGTGTCGTCCTTATTCATTTT
Proteins encoded in this window:
- a CDS encoding riboflavin synthase, with amino-acid sequence MFTGIIETLGKIENIEQEKSNIHFYVSSAISNELKIDQSVSHNGVCLTVVGLNNDQHKVTAIDETLQKTNLAQLKVGDLINLERCTLAGGRFDGHIVQGHVDQTARCIQKKDENGSFIFTFQYDVSKQNITVEKGSITVNGISLTVVDSKDDQFSVAIIPYTLEHTNLQQVEVGSTVNLEFDIIGKYVTKIMALRA